From the genome of Uranotaenia lowii strain MFRU-FL chromosome 1, ASM2978415v1, whole genome shotgun sequence, one region includes:
- the LOC129738338 gene encoding uncharacterized protein K02A2.6-like: protein MGGDSNHGQTGSSQRQAASSSQGQADIQLAIPRLLERLTNQQQPQQQNPEQILESLSSNISEFVYDQENGLTFQRWFSRYQDLFENDARQLDDAAKVRLLLRKLDTLSHSRYLNYILPALPKDIDFRETVSTLKKIFGSQVSKFRKRFQCLQIVKNDMDDIIDYGGKVNRACEDFEFQNLTLDHFKCLVFVSGLKSAKHADIRARLLTKMENETNEAPATLQSLIDEFQRLANLKEDTSMIEHQSSFKSSVHAVINTKSATSEFSEATQVTVLANCNRTGHKEGYCSCNNKSTANITSTVQHNDGKKRSRRKKRSSAETRGVFIINQVEHRASRRKFASVLVNGQPVSLQIDSASDISIISSKVWEQIGKPTMKPSSSQATNASGQPLTLLGEFNCEVTINGQTQQARCFVTSVSGLNLIGIEWLDLFDLWSIPFKSICNQIAIFSPERIDKEIKQMMVQHKQLFSGSLGHFNRSKVHLYLKPNPKPNLGIISPIEFSEWAAPIVVVKKPDGRVRICADYSTGLNDALEANHYPLPVPEEIFAQLAGSQVFSVIDLSDAYLQLEVTDESKNLLTINTHRGLFRFNRLAPGVKSAPGAFQSIIDGVVADIPGVRPFIDDVIIHGKSWEEHSKSLQLLLRKFEDCGFRLKIEKCKFFQTEIRYLGHIVDTKGIRPDPAKIKSIANIPAPKNVSELRSFLGAVNYYGKFVKQIDDLRHPMDQLLRKDVKWEWNSECQQSFDKFKQILNSNLLLTHYDPKLPIVVAADASKTGIGAVIFHKFPNGSLKAIQHASRSLSTAEQAYGQPEKEALALVYAVTKFHKMLLGRRFTLQTDHKPLLSIFGSKKGIPLHTANRLQRWALILLNYDFEIQYISTNEFGCADMLSRLIDSSIRPEEDYVIAAIALEEDMVSILQTSIDAVPVSFKALRDASSKCNTLKQVIRHINEGWPASSQLVSEPVKPFFQRRESLSVINGCVMFQERVVVPHTYRKRLLNQFHQGHPGVVRMKAVARSFVYWPGIDGEIEDFVKRCTHCAIAAKAPTKVKLESWPIPEKPWCRIHIDYAGPVDGVYFLVAVDSSSKWPEVIATKSTTASSTIKLLKQMFATFGIPETIVSDNGTQFTSFEFQTFCQQSGIEHIRTAPFHPQSNGLAERFVDSLKRSLKKIRSGGETLEDALRTFLTVYRSTPTEDGQSPAQRMMGRPMRTVSSLLLPPKPTRVRPSSVMNRQTETFNQKHGAISKQFKPGDTVYAQVHHKNSWSWKAGVVIERIGNVNYNVQLQESQRLIRSHANQLRTRLSEEVESKTESPLSIFLDGFGLQISQPPRPVPQADESVPEPEDGAEPHFNSSLLTDDESLKSDEGETKVPEEVPARPKRLLRLPSKLEGYWMF, encoded by the exons ATGGGAGGAGATTCAAACCATGGTCAAACCGGTTCCAGTCAACGCCAAGCAGCCAGTTCCAGCCAAGGCCAAGCCGACATCCAGCTGGCAATCCCACGGTTGCTCGAACGTCTGACAAACCAGCAGCAGCCTCAGCAACAGAATCCGGAACAAATCCTGGAATCCCTTTCGTCAAACATTTCCGAGTTCGTTTACGATCAGGAAAACGGATTGACGTTCCAGCGGTGGTTTTCCCGGTATCAAGATCTGTTCGAGAACGACGCACGGCAGTTGGACGATGCAGCGAAGGTCCGATTGCTGCTCCGCAAGTTGGACACTCTATCTCACAGCCGCTATCTCAACTATATTCTGCCTGCACTTCCCAAGGACATCGATTTCCGAGAAACGGTATcaactttgaagaaaattttcggcagTCAGGTTTCCAAGTTCCGAAAGCGCTTCCAGTGTCTCCAGATTGTCAAAAACGATATGGATGACATCATCGATTACGGCGGAAAGGTGAACCGTGCATGCGAGGATTTCGAGTTCCAGAATCTCACTCTGGACCACTTCAAGTGTTTGGTATTCGTCAGCGGTCTGAAATCGGCGAAACACGCTGATATACGAGCCAGGTTGCTGACCAAAATGGAGAATGAAACGAACGAAGCCCCAGCCACTCTTCAGTCGCTTATTGACGAGTTTCAACGCCTCGCCAATCTGAAGGAAGACACGTCGATGATTGAACATCAATCAAGCTTCAAATCATCCGTTCACGCCGTCATAAACACGAAAAGTGCAACGAGTGAATTCTCCGAAGCTACCCAAGTCACCGTGCTGGCA AATTGTAACCGCACCGGCCACAAGGAAGGTTACTGTTCTTGTAATAACAAAAGCACCGCCAACATCACAAGCACAGTCCAACACAACGATGGCAAGAAGCGTTCCAGAAGGAAGAAGCGTTCCAGCGCCGAAACCAGAGGGGTGTTCATCATCAACCAAGTTGAACATCGTGCAAGCCGCAGGAAATTTGCTTCAGTTCTTGTCAACGGACAGCCAGTGTCACTCCAGATTGATTCTGCCAGTGATATTTCCATCATTTCCTCAAAAGTTTGGGAACAAATCGGCAAGCCTACCATGAAGCCTTCTTCGAGTCAAGCCACAAATGCATCTGGTCAACCGCTAACCCTCCTTGGCGAATTCAACTGCGAGGTAACAATCAACGGCCAAACCCAGCAAGCAAGGTGTTTCGTGACATCGGTTTCCGGTTTGAACCTGATCGGCATTGAATGGCTAGACCTTTTCGATCTATGGTCTATTCCGTTTAAATCGATCTGCAATCAAATCGCAATATTTTCACCGGAAAGAATCGACAAGGAAATCAAACAGATGATGGTCCAGCACAAGCAACTGTTCAGCGGCAGCCTTGGTCATTTCAATCGCTCTAAAGTTCATCTTTACCTGAAACCAAACCCCAAACCG AACCTGGGAATCATCTCACCCATAGAATTCTCGGAGTGGGCAGCGCCGATTGTAGTAGTGAAGAAACCGGACGGCAGAGTACGAATCTGTGCTGACTATTCGACGGGACTCAACGACGCATTAGAAGCCAACCATTATCCATTGCCAGTaccagaagaaatttttgcgcAGCTGGCCGGCAGTCAAGTCTTCAGTGTCATAGATCTATCGGATGCCTATTTGCAGCTGGAAGTCACCGACGAGTCGAAAAATCTCCTCACCATCAACACTCATCGAGGACTTTTTCGATTCAACCGTCTCGCTCCGGGAGTCAAATCCGCACCAGGggcttttcaatcaatcatcgACGGTGTAGTAGCTGACATTCCTGGTGTGCGCCCTTTCATCGACGATGTTATCATCCACGGCAAGAGTTGGGAAGAGCATTCGAAATCCTTACAACTCTTACTTCGCAAATTCGAGGACTGCGGTTTCcggctcaaaattgaaaaatgcaaGTTTTTCCAAACCGAAATCCGTTATCTAGGCCACATCGTTGATACAAAGGGTATCCGTCCTGATCCGGCGAAGATCAAGTCCATCGCCAACATTCCTGCGCCAAAGAACGTTTCCGAGCTCCGTTCGTTCCTTGGTGCTGTTAATTATTACGGCAAATTTGTCAAGCAAATCGACGACTTACGGCATCCCATGGACCAGCTGTTGCGCAAAGACGTGAAGTGGGAATGGAATTCCGAATGTCAACAATCATTCGACAAATTCAAGCAAATTCTAAATTCCAACCTGTTGCTGACACACTACGATCCCAAGTTGCCTATCGTCGTAGCAGCCGATGCATCAAAGACGGGAATTGGTGCCGTAATTTTTCACAAGTTTCCGAATGGTTCTTTAAAAGCGATTCAACATGCATCCCGATCCCTCTCAACTGCAGAGCAAGCCTACGGTCAACCTGAGAAGGAAGCACTAGCGCTTGTGTATGCTGTAACCAAATTCCACAAGATGCTTCTAGGAAGAAGGTTCACTCTTCAAACCGACCACAAACCTCTGTTGTCGATTTTCGGTTCGAAGAAGGGCATTCCTCTCCACACCGCCAACCGGTTGCAGCGATGGGCGCTGATATTATTGAACTACGACTTCGAAATTCAATACATTTCTACGAACGAATTTGGTTGTGCTGATATGTTGTCTCGACTTATCGACAGCAGCATCCGTCCGGAAGAGGATTACGTCATCGCAGCGATAGCCTTGGAAGAAGACATGGTAAGCATCCTACAAACATCCATTGATGCAGTTCCAGTATCGTTCAAAGCACTCCGTGACGCCTCAAGCAAATGCAACACACTTAAACAGGTGATCCGACACATCAACGAAGGTTGGCCAGCTTCATCACAACTCGTCAGCGAGCCGGTCAAACCGTTCTTCCAACGTCGTGAATCTCTAAGTGTGATCAACGGATGTGTGATGTTCCAGGAAAGAGTGGTCGTTCCGCATACTTACCGCAAACGATTACTCAACCAATTTCATCAAGGACATCCTGGTGTGGTCCGAATGAAAGCTGTAGCCCGCAGTTTCGTCTACTGGCCGGGAATCGATGGCGAAATCGAAGACTTCGTTAAACGGTGTACCCATTGCGCCATCGCAGCCAAAGCTCCAACGAAGGTGAAATTGGAATCATGGCCCATTCCGGAGAAGCCCTGGTGTCGAATCCATATCGACTATGCAGGACCAGTTGACGGTGTCTACTTTTTGGTAGCTGTGGATTCCAGTTCCAAGTGGCCAGAGGTGATTGCAACCAAATCGACAACGGCGAGCTCAACCATCAAGCTTCTTAAGCAGATGTTCGCTACATTTGGAATCCCTGAAACGATTGTGAGCGACAACGGAACCCAATTTAcgagttttgagtttcaaacaTTCTGCCAGCAGTCCGGCATCGAGCACATCCGAACGGCGCCATTCCATCCACAATCAAATGGGTTGGCAGAACGTTTTGTGGACTCTCTCAAGCGTAGCCTGAAGAAGATTCGATCGGGGGGAGAAACTCTCGAGGATGCACTTCGAACGTTCCTGACTGTTTATCGCTCAACACCAACTGAAGATGGACAGTCACCAGCACAGAGGATGATGGGAAGACCGATGCGAACCGTATCATCACTTCTACTTCCTCCGAAACCAACTCGTGTGAGGCCCAGCTCCGTGATGAACCGCCAAACTGAAACATTCAACCAAAAACATGGTGCCATCTCCAAACAGTTCAAGCCCGGTGACACAGTTTACGCGCAGGTACATCACAAGAACTCTTGGTCCTGGAAAGCCGGGGTGGTCATCGAGCGGATTGGCAATGTGAATTACAACGTTCAGCTTCAAGAATCCCAACGTCTCATCAGGTCCCATGCCAATCAGCTCCGCACACGCCTTTCCGAAGAGGTGGAATCCAAAACCGAATCTCCGTTATCAATTTTCCTTGATGGTTTTGGTCTTCAAATTTCGCAGCCTCCACGACCTGTACCTCAAGCCGATGAATCAGTGCCGGAACCGGAAGATGGTGCAGAACCCCACTTCAATTCATCTCTCCTAACAGACGATGAATCGCTCAAGTCGGATGAAGGTGAAACCAAAGTTCCGGAAGAGGTTCCAGCACGACCAAAACGTCTCCTGCGGCTACCATCCAAGCTCGAAGGGTACTGGATGTTTTAG